Proteins encoded in a region of the Phacochoerus africanus isolate WHEZ1 chromosome 8, ROS_Pafr_v1, whole genome shotgun sequence genome:
- the PIEZO1 gene encoding piezo-type mechanosensitive ion channel component 1 isoform X1, with protein sequence MTQCPPPPAPSVTGRPVPDAACSVGHAPAGASLVSDPVTRNEGQGPRRTACLFRVNALSLVYLLFLLLLPWLPGPSRHSIRGHTGRLLRALLGFSLLFLAAHLTFQICLHTVPRLDQLLGPSGSIWNNVSQHIGVTRLDLKDVPNTVRMVAPDLGILVASSLCLGICRRLTRTAGRSQSAQELDDDARDVDTSSLVALSEAPALPLKGRSRLAARFRITAHWLLVAAGRALAIVLLALAGIAHPSAFSSVYFLVFVAVCTWWACHLPFSALGVSALCAAVGCFCAGHLICLYCYQMPLAQAVLPPASIWARVFGLKDFMGLTNCSSSSVLVVNTSHDWPVYVSPGILLLLCYTATSLLKLSAPQKEVAGDDQEREVELTEVDQWPQSQAPAVGAQEEEAAQHSAPGTVGPESEDNCIVHDLTGHSPVQQRPLCPRLAEPKEPSPLHGLGHLIMDQSYVCALIAMMVWSITYHSWLTFVLLLWACLIWTVRSRHQLAMLCSPFILLYGLALCSLRYVWAMDLQPELPTTLGPVSLRQLGLEHTRYPCLDLGAMLPVQGELWRPRPVSSLAVTRLPSGQPRLLCTLTFWLLLRQFVKEKLLRRARAPAALTEVTVAAAEPTRTRTLLRSLGELVRGLYAKYWIYVCAGMFIVVSFAGRLVVYKIVYMLLFLLCLILFQVYYSLWRKLLKAFWWLVVAYTMLVLVAVYTFQFQDFPAYWRNLTGLTDEQLGDLGLEQFSVSELFSSILVPGFFLLACILQLHYFHRPFMQLTDLERGPGPGARLPRRAHRQDATSGTPLLQQAEEEEAPSDGGPASDGPCQATQGLEASKWGLVAERLLDLAAGLSSVLNRVQALARRLLELHILKLVALYTVWVALKEVSVMNFLLVALWAFALPYPRFRPMASCLATVWTCVIIVCKMLYQLKVVSPHEYSSNCTEPLPNNTNLQKAEISQSLLYRGPVDPANWFGVRKGFPNLGYIQNHLQILLLLVFEAMVYRCQEYHRRRHQLAPLPAQAVCAGGTRQQLDQDLPSCLKYFINFFFYKFGLEICFLTAVNVIGQRMNFMVILHGCWLVAILTRRRRPAIARLWPNYCLFLALFLLYQYLLCLGMPPALCIDYPWRWSQAIPMNSALIKWLYLPDFFSVPNSTNLISDFLLLLCASQQWQVFSAERTEEWQRTAGLNTDHLEPLRGEPNPVPNFIHCRSHLDMLKVAVFRYLFWLVLVVVFVTGAVRISVFGLGYLLACFCLLLFGTSLQQQDTRARLVLWDCLILYNVTVIVSKNMLSLLSCVFVEQMQSSFCWVIQLFSLVCTVKGYYDPREMLGRDRDCLLPVEEAGVLWDSVCFLFLLLQRRVFLSRYFLHVQAELRATALQASRGFALYNAANLKTIELHRTAEEKSLAQLKRQMERIRAKQEKHRQGRASRGHLQGSPDPGQEPGPGSPGGSSPPQRQWWRPWLDHATVIHSGDYYLFESDSEEDEEAQPEDPRPSAQSAFQMAYQAWVTNAQTVLRQQRQEQAGQLPTGGDPGQEAERAEGPEDELAGRVMQRVLSTAQFLWVLGQALVDGLTRWLHTFTRHHSAMSNVLRAERYLLTQELLRGGEVRLDVLDQLYAREAEAAPPGTLDARDAPSTVSRAGAEPRLACDLPPHSGLGAEEPLSSMTEDTSSPLSTGYNTRSSSSEEMATEPVTSPRGSQELPASSRTRTRMRTASELLLDRRLHIPELEEAERFAAEQGRVMRLLEAVYQCVAAHSELLCYFVIILNHMVTASVTSLVLPVLVFLWAMLSIPRPSKRFWMMAIVFTEVTVVAKYLFQFGFFPWNSHAVLRRYENKPYFPPRILGLEKSDSYAKYDLLQLLVLFFHRSQLLCYGLWDHEEEPLPKEHGRDGAKKGAQEPALPGPLEPGVARVPSEEDLPEPRDKRRLSPQLRRRRKRSTAPSARAAVGEEDEDEDGEAEAAASGRQKRRRRPRERVRALGVWLQSVCLSLAQGAYRPLRRFFQDILHSRYRAATDVYALMFLADVVDFIIIIFGFWAFGRHSAATDITSSLSDDRVPEAFLVMLLIQFSTMVVDRALYLRKTVLGKLAFQVVLVLAIHVWMFFVLPAVTERMFSQNAVAQLWYFVKCIYFALSAYQIRCGYPTRILGNFLTKKYNHLNLFLFQGFRLVPFLVELRAVMDWVWTDTTLSLSNWMCVEDIYANVFIIKCSRETEKNYPQPKGQKKKKIVKYGMGGLILLLLVAVIWFPLLFMSLVRSVVGVVNQPIDVTVTLKLGGYEPLFTMSAQQPSIVPFTQQAYEELSKQFDPHPLAMQFISQYSPEDIVTAHIEGSSGALWRISPPSRAQMKRELYNGTADITLRFTWNFQRDLAKGGTVEYTNEKHTLDLAPNSTERRQLASLLEGTSDQSVVIPRLFPKYIRAPNGPEANPVKQLQPNEEADYLGVRIQLRRERVGSGAAGFLEWWVIELQDCQARCNLLPMVIFSDKVSPPSLGFLAGYGIMGLYVSIVLVIGKFVRGFFSEISHSIMFEELPCVDRILKLCQDIFLVRETRELELEEELYAKLIFLYRSPETMIQWTREKE encoded by the exons GTCACACTGGCCGCCTCCTCCGAGCCCTGCTGGGCTTCAGCCTCCTCTTCCTGGCAGCCCACCTCACCTTCCAGATATGCCTGCACACGGTGCCCCGCCTGGACCAGCTTCTGGGGCCGAGTG GCAGCATCTGGAACAACGTCTCCCAACACATAGGGGTCACAAG GCTGGACCTGAAGGATGTCCCCAACACCGTTCGCATGGTGGCCCCCGACCTGGGCATCCTGGTGGCCTCCTCCCTGTGCCTGGGCATCTGCCGGCGCCTCACACGGACAGCCGGGCGGAGCCAGAGCGCCCAGGAGCTG GACGATGACGCCAGGGACGTGGACACCAGCTCCCTGGTGGCGCTGTCGGAAGCCCCTGCTCTGCCGCTCAAGGGGAGGTCTCGGCTGGCCGCCCGCTTCCGGATCACAGCCCACTGGTTGCTGGTGGCCGCCGGGAGGGCCCTGGCCATCGTGCTGCTCGCGCTGGCAG GCATCGCCCACCCCTCGGCCTTCTCCAGCGTCTATTTCCTAGTCTTCGTGGCCGTGTGCACCTGGTGGGCCTGCCACCTGCCCTTCAGCGCCCTGGGCGTCAGCGCACTCTGTGCGGCGGTGGGCTGCTTCTGCGCCGGCCACCTCATCTGCCTCTACTGCTACCAGATGCCCCTCGCTCAGGCTGTGCTGCCCCCTGCCAGCATCTGGGCCAG GGTGTTTGGTCTCAAGGACTTCATGGGCCTCACCAACTGCTCCAGCTCCAGCGTGCTGGTCGTCAACACCAGCCACGACTGGCCTGTCTACGTGAGCCCCGGCATCCTGCTGCTGCTCTGCTACACGGCCACCTCGCTCCTGAAGCTGAGCGCGCCCCAG AAGGAGGTGGCTGGGGACGACCAGGAGCGGGAGGTGGAGCTGACCGAGGTGGACCAGTGGCCCCAGAGCCAGGCCCCGGCAGTGggtgcccaggaggaggaggccgCCCAG CACTCGGCGCCCGGGACCGTGGGACCCGAGTCAGAGGACAACTGCATCGTCCACGACCTCACCGGCCACAGCCCAGTGCAGCAGCGCCCCC TGTGCCCCAGGCTGGCCGAGCCTAAGGAGCCATCTCCGCTGCACGGCCTGGGCCACCTCATCATGGACCAGAGCTACGTGTGTGCCCTCATCGCCATGATG GTGTGGAGCATAACCTACCACAGCTGGCTGACCTTCGTGCTGCTGCTCTGGGCCTGCCTCATCTGGACCGTGCGCAGCCGCCACCAGCTGGCCATGCTCTGCTCGCCCTTCATCTTGCTGTACGGGCTGGCGCTCTGCAGCCTGCGGTACGTGTGGGCCATGGACCTGCAACCCGAGCTGCCCACCACCCTGGGCCCTGTCAGCCTGCGACAGCTGGGGCTGGAACACACCCGCTACCCCTGCCTGGACCTGGGCGCCATG CTCCCAGTGCAGGGGGAGCTCTGGAGGCCAAGGCCTGTGTCCTCTCTGGCTGTCACCAGGCTTCCTTCTGGCCAGCCCAGG ctgcTGTGCACCCTGACCTTCTGGCTCCTGCTGCGCCAGTTTGTGAAGGAGAAGCTGCTGAGGAGGGCACGGGCCCCCGCGGCGCTGACGGAGGTCACCGTGGCCGCCGCTG AGCCCACGCGGACTCGGACGCTGCTGCGGAGCCTGGGGGAGCTGGTCCGGGGCCTCTATGCCAAGTACTGGATCTACGTGTGCGCCGGCATGTTCATTGTGGTCAGCTTCGCCGGCCGCCTCGTGGTCTACAAGATCGTCTACATGctcctcttcctgctctgccTCATCCTCTTCCAG GTGTACTACAGCCTCTGGCGGAAGCTGCTCAAGGCGTTCTGGTGGCTGGTGGTGGCCTACACCATGTTGGTGCTGGTGGCTGTCTACACCTTCCAGTTTCAGGACTTCCCCGCCTACTGGCGCAACCTGACCGGCCTCACGGATGAGCA GCTGGGGGACCTGGGCCTGGAGCAGTTCAGCGTGTCGGAGCTCTTCTCCAGCATCCTGGTCCCTGGCTTCTTCCTGCTGGCCTGCATCCTGCAGCTGCACTACTTCCACCGGCCCTTCATGCAGCTCACTGACTTGGAGCGTGGGCCTGGCCCAGGGGCCCGCCTGCCTCGCAGGGCCCACAG GCAGGACGCGACGAGCGGGACCCCACTGCTGCAGCAGGCGGAAGAGGAGGAGGCGCCCAGTGACGGGGGGCCGGCTTCGGACGGCCCCTGCCAGGCCACGCAGGGCCTGGAAG CCAGCAAGTGGGGCCTGGTGGCCGAGCGGCTGCTGGACCTGGCGGCCGGCCTCTCGTCCGTCCTCAACCGAGTGCAGGCGCTCGCACGGCGCCTGCTGGAGCTGCACATCCTCAAGCTGGTCGCCCTCTACACGGTCTGGGTGGCCCTGAAGGAG GTGTCGGTGATGAACTTCCTGCTGGTGGCACTCTGGGCCTTCGCCCTGCCCTACCCGCGCTTCCGGCCCATGGCCTCCTGCCTGGCCACCGTGTGGACCTGCGTCATCATTGTGTGCAAGATGCTGTACCAGCTCAAGGTCGTCAGCCCCCACGAGTACTCCAGCAACTGCACCGAG ccgtTGCCCAACAACACCAACCTGCAGAAGGCGGAGATCAGCCAGTCCTTACTGTACCGGGGACCCGTTGACCCCGCCAACTGGTTTGGGGTGCGGAAGGGCTTCCCAAACCTGGGCTACATCCAG AACCACCTGCAGatcctgctgctgctggtgttCGAGGCCATGGTGTACCGGTGCCAGGAGTACCACCGCCGCCGGCACCAGCTGGCCCCGCTGCCCGCCCAGGCTGTCTGCGCCGGTGGCACCCGCCAGCAGCTAGACCAGGACCTGCCCAGCTGCCTCAAGTACTTCATCAACTTCTTCTTCTACAAATTTGGGCTGGAG atctGCTTCCTGACGGCCGTGAACGTGATCGGGCAGCGCATGAACTTCATGGTCATCCTGCACGGCTGCTGGCTGGTGGCCATCCTCACCCGCCGGCGCCGGCCGGCCATCGCCCGCCTCTGGCCCAACTACTGCCTCTTCCTGGCGCTCTTCCTGCTGTACCAGTACCTGCTGTGTCTGGGCATGCCCCCCGCCCTGTGCATCG ACTACCCGTGGCGCTGGAGCCAGGCCATCCCCATGAACTCGGCGCTCATCAAGTGGCTGTACCTGCCCGACTTCTTCAGCGTCCCCAACTCCACCAACCTCATCA GTGACTTCCTCCTGCTGCTCTGCGCCTCCCAGCAGTGGCAGGTGTTCTCGGCCGAGCGCACGGAGGAGTGGCAGCGCACGGCCGGTCTCAACACTGACCACCTGGAGCCACTGCGCGGGGAGCCCAACCCGGTGCCCAACTTCATCCATTGCAG GTCCCACCTGGACATGCTGAAGGTGGCTGTGTTCCGCTACCTCTTCtggctggtgctggtggtggtgttCGTGACGGGGGCCGTCCGCATCAGCGTCTTCGGGCTGGGCTACCTGCTGGCCTGTTTCTGCCTGCTGCTCTTTGGCACCAGCCTGCAGCAGCAGGACACGCGTGCCCGCCTGGTGCTGTGGGACTGCCTCATCCTCTACAACGTCACGGTCATCGTCTCCAAGAACATGCTCTCG ctcctgTCCTGCGTCTTCGTGGAGCAGATGCAGAGCAGCTTCTGCTGGGTCATCCAGCTCTTCAGCCTCGTGTGCACCGTCAAAGGCTACTACGACC CCAGGGAGATGCTGGGCCGGGACCGCGACTGCCTGCTGCCCGTGGAGGAGGCGGGCGTCCTGTGGGACAGCGTGTGCTTCCTGTTCCTGCTGCTGCAGCGCCGCGTCTTCCTCAGCCGCTATTTCCTGCACGTCCAGGCCGAGCTCCGGGCCACTGCCCTGCAGGCCTCCAG GGGCTTCGCCCTCTACAATGCTGCCAACCTCAAGACCATCGAGCTCCACCGCACGGCGGAGGAGAAGTCCCTGGCGCAGCTGAAAAGACA GATGGAGCGCATCCGGGCCAAGCAGGAGAAGCACAGGCAGGGCCGGGCCAGCCGTGGCCACCTTCAGGGCTCCCCCGATCCTGGCCAGGAGCCAG GGCCCGGCAGTCCAGGGGGCTCTTCCCCGCCACAGCGACAGTGGTGGCGGCCCTGGCTGGACCACGCCACAG TCATCCACTCCGGCGACTACTACTTGTTTGAGTCTGACAGTGAGGAGGACGAGGAAGCCCAGCCCGAGGACCCCCGGCCGTCAGCACAGAGCGCCTTCCAG ATGGCGTACCAGGCGTGGGTGACCAACGCGCAGACGGTGCTGAGGCAGCAGCGGCAGGAGCAGGCTGGACAGCTGCCCACTG GAGGCGACCCAGGCCAGGAGGCAGAGCGGGCCGAGGGCCCGGAGGACGAGCTGGCAG GCCGTGTGATGCAGCGGGTGCTGAGCACCGCACAGTTCCTGTGGGTGCTGGGCCAGGCTCTAGTGGACGGGCTGACGCGCTGGCTGCACACCTTCACGCGGCACCACAGCGCGATGAGCAACGTGCTGCGAGCGGAGCGCTACCTGCTCACGCAGGAGCTGCTTCGG ggaggggaggtgCGCCTGGACGTGCTGGACCAGCTGTATGCCCGTGAAGCCGAGGCGGCACCGCCAGGCACCCTGGATGCTCGCGATGCCCCGAGCACAGTCTCCAG AGCTGGAGCAGAGCCCAGGCTAGCTTGTGACCTCCCCCCCCACAGCGGGCTGGGGGCCGAGGAGCCGCTGAGCAGCATGACGGAGGACACTAGCAGCCCCCTGAGCACCGGCTACAACacccgcagcagcagcagcgaggAGATGGCCACTGAGCCCGTGACTTCCCCGCGCGGCTCCCAGGAGCTCCCTGCCAGCAGCCGCACCCGCACCCGCATGCGCACAGCCAGCGAGCTGCTCCTGGACAG GCGCCTGCACATCCCggagctggaggaggcagagcGGTTTGCTGCGGAGCAGGGCCGGGTGATGCGGCTGCTGGAGGCCGTGTACCAGTGCGTGGCCGCCCACTCGGAGCTGCTCTGCTACTTTGTCATCATCCTCAACCACATGGTCACCGCCTCGGTCACCTCCCTCGTGCTGCCCGTGCTGGTCTTCCTGTGGGCCATGCTGTCCATCCCACGGCCCAGCAAGCGCTTCTGGATGATGGCCATAGTCTTCACCGAG gtCACGGTGGTCGCCAAGTACCTGTTCCAGTTTGGCTTCTTCCCCTGGAACAGCCACGCGGTGCTTCGGCGCTACGAGAACAAGCCTTACTTCCCGCCACGCATCCTGGGCCTGGAGAAGAGCGACAGCTACGCCAAGTACGACCTGCTGCAGCTCCTGGTGCTCTTCTTCCACCGCTCCCAGCTGCTG TGTTACGGTCTCTGGGACCACGAGGAGGAGCCGCTCCCCAAGGAACACGGCAGGGACGGGGCGAAGAAGGGGGCTCAGGAGCCAGCCCTGCCAGGACCCCTGGAGCCAGGGGTGGCCAGGGTCCCCAGTGAGGAGGACCTCCCGGAGCCCCGTGACAAGAGGCGCCTCAGCCCGCAgctcaggaggaggaggaagcggaGCACAGCACCGAGCGCGCGGGCAGCCGTGG GGGAAgaggacgaggacgaggacgGCGAGGCAGAGGCAGCCGCCTCGGGGAGACAGAAGAGGCGGCGGCGCCCCCGGGAACGAGTGAGGGCGCTGGGGGTCTGGCTGCAGAGCGTCTGCCTGTCTCT GGCCCAGGGCGCGTACCGGCCGCTGCGGCGCTTCTTCCAGGACATCCTGCACAGCAGGTACCGCGCGGCCACCGACGTCTACGCCCTCATGTTCCTGGCCGACGTCGTCGACTTCATCATCATTATCTTCGGCTTCTGGGCCTTCGGG AGACACTCGGCGGCCACGGACATCACGTCCTCCCTGTCGGACGACCGGGTGCCCGAGGCCTTCCTGGTGATGCTGCTGATCCAGTTCAGCACCATGGTGGTGGACCGCGCCCTCTACCTGCGCAAGACCGTGCTGGGCAAGCTGGCCTTCCAGGTCGTCCTGGTCCTCGCCATCCACGTCTGGATGTTCTTCGTCTTGCCGGCCGTCACCGAGCG GATGTTCAGCCAGAACGCAGTGGCCCAGCTCTGGTACTTCGTGAAGTGCATCTACTTCGCCCTCTCCGCCTACCAGATCCGCTGCGGCTACCCCACCCGCATCCTGGGCAACTTCCTCACCAAGAAGTACAACCACCTGAACCTCTTCCTCTTCCAGGG GTTCCGGCTGGTGCCGTTCCTGGTGGAGCTGCGGGCGGTGATGGACTGGGTGTGGACGGACACCACGCTGTCCCTGTCCAACTGGATGTGCGTGGAGGACATCTACGCCAACGTCTTCATCATCAAGTGCAGCCGGGAGACGGAGAAG aACTACCCGCAGCCCAAGgggcagaagaagaagaagatcgtCAAGTACGGCATGGGCGGCCTcatcctgctgctgctggtggccgTCATCTGGTTCCCGCTGCTCTTCATGTCCCTCGTGCGCTCCGTGGTCGGCGTGGTCAACCAGCCCATCGACGTCACCGTCACCCTCAAGCTGGGCGGCTACGAG CCGCTCTTCACCATGAGCGCCCAGCAGCCGTCCATCGTGCCCTTCACGCAGCAGGCCTACGAGGAGCTGTCCAAGCAGTTTGACCCCCACCCG CTGGCCATGCAGTTCATCAGCCAGTACAGCCCCGAGGACATCGTCACGGCGCACATCGAGGGCAGCTCCGGGGCGCTGTGGCGCATCAGCCCCCCGAGCCGGGCCCAGATGAAGCGGGAGCTGTACAACGGCACGGCCGACATCACCCTGCGCTTCACCTGGAACTTCCAGAG GGACCTGGCCAAGGGCGGCACCGTGGAGTACACCAACGAGAAGCACACCCTGGACCTGGCGCCCAACAGCACTGAGCGGCGGCAGCTGGCCAGCCTGCTGGAGGGCACCTCGGACCAGTCAGT GGTCATCCCTCGCCTCTTCCCCAAGTACATCCGCGCCCCCAACGGACCTGAAGCCAACCCCGTGAAGCAACTGCAACCCa ACGAGGAGGCCGACTACCTCGGGGTGCGTATCCAGCTGCGCAGGGAGCGTGTGGGCTCGGGGGCAGCTGGCTTCCTCGAGTGGTGGGTCATCGAGCTGCAGGACTGCCAGGCCCGCTGCAACCTGCTGCCCATGGTCATCTTCAGCGACAAGGTCAGCCCGCCCAGCCTGGGCTTCCTGGCCGGCTACGG CATCATGGGGCTCTACGTGTCCATCGTGCTGGTCATCGGCAAGTTCGTGCGCGGCTTCTTCAGCGAGATCTCGCACTCCATCATGTTCGAGGAGCTGCCGTGCGTGGACCGCATCCTCAAGCTCTGCCAGGACATCTTCCTGGTGCGGGAGACgcgggagctggagctggaggaggagctgtACGCCAAGCTCATCTTCCTGTACCGCTCGCCCGAGACCATGATCCAGTGGACCCGGGAGAAGGAGTAG